A genomic region of Xiphophorus couchianus chromosome 9, X_couchianus-1.0, whole genome shotgun sequence contains the following coding sequences:
- the pde4ba gene encoding cAMP-specific 3',5'-cyclic phosphodiesterase 4B isoform X4 gives MGACCFDRKDKKLGKLSFWKKFKRMLNRELTHLSEMSRSGNQVSEFISNTFLDKQNEVEIPSPTSKTREKKKQQKQQLMTQISGVKKVSHGSSLSNSSISRFGVKTDKEEQLSKELEDLNKWGLNIFTVSEYSNNRPLTCIMYAIFQERDLLKTFKIPADTFVAYMMTLEDHYHADVAYHNSLHAADVAQSTHILLSTPALDAVFTDLEILAAIFAAAIHDVDHPGVSNQFLINTNSELALMYNDESVLENHHLAVGFKLLQEDNCDIFQNLTKKQRQSLRKMVIDMVLATDMSKHMSLLADLKTMVETKKVTSSGVLLLDNYTDRIQVLRNMVHCADLSNPTKSLELYRQWTDRIMEEFFHQGDRERERGMEISPMCDKHTASVEKSQVGFIDYIVHPLWETWADLVHPDAQDILDTLEDNRNWYQSMIPQSPSPPFYDQGTHGHSGGTGGQGGGEKFQFDLTLEEEDMDGMDKDCDGEDEEGEEEEIEVEDSLVNSHSPPPDYLDSQAEEEDGMVEPMTAIEIVTHEASPTDT, from the exons TTTAAGAGAATGTTGAATCGGGAGCTGACACACCTATCCGAGATGAGTCGGTCTGGGAATCAGGTTTCCGAATTCATCTCCAACACCTTCCtag ATAAACAGAATGAGGTGGAGATCCCTTCGCCGACATCCAAAACgcgagagaagaagaaacaacagaaacagcagctgaTGACGCAGATCAGCGGGGTTAAGAAGGTTTCCCATGGATCGTCACTCTCCAACAGCAGCATATCGCGTTTTGGCGTCAAGACTGATAAAGAGGAGCAGCTGTCCAAGGAGCTGGAGGACCTGAACAAATGGGGTCTAAACATCTTCACAGTTTCAGAATACTCCAACaaccgacctctgacctgcatCATGTACGCCATATTCCAG GAGCGAGATCTGCTAAAGACGTTCAAGATTCCAGCTGATACGTTTGTGGCCTACATGATGACACTAGAGGATCATTATCATGCAGATGTGGCTTACCATAACAGTTTGCACGCTGCTGACGTAGCCCAGTCAACGCACATCCTTCTCTCTACACCCGCCTTGGAT GCGGTCTTCACAGATCTTGAGATCCTAGCGGCCATCTTTGCTGCAGCAATTCATGATGTCGATCATCCTGGAGTATCAAACCAATTCTTAATCAATACCA ATTCTGAGCTGGCCCTGATGTACAACGATGAGTCTGTGCTGGAGAACCATCATTTGGCTGTGGGCTTCAAGCTGCTACAGGAAGACAACTGTGACATCTTCCAGAACCTCACAAAGAAGCAGAGACAGTCCCTCCGCAAAATGGTCATTGACATG GTTTTGGCTACTGACATGTCCAAACACATGAGTCTGTTAGCTGATCTGAAGACTATGGTCGAAACCAAGAAAGTGACCAGCTCTGGAGTGCTGCTGCTAGACAATTACACAGACAGAATACAG GTGCTGCGAAACATGGTACACTGTGCTGATCTGAGCAACCCCACAAAGTCATTGGAGCTCTACCGTCAGTGGACTGACCGGATAATGGAGGAGTTCTTCCACcagggagacagagagagggagagggggaTGGAGATCAGCCCCATGTGTGATAAGCACACAGCCTCTGTGGAAAAGAGCCAG gTGGGTTTTATTGACTACATCGTGCACCCCCTGTGGGAGACCTGGGCCGATTTGGTTCACCCTGACGCTCAGGACATTCTGGACACCTTAGAGGACAACAGAAACTGGTACCAGAGCATGATTCCCCAAAGTCCCTCACCGCCCTTTTATGATCAGGGCACACATGGACACAGTGGAGGCACAGGAGGACAAGGAGGAGGGGAGAAATTTCAATTTGACTTGACAttggaggaggaagacatggaCGGGATGGACAAAGACTGTGATGGGGAGGatgaggaaggagaagaggaagaaataGAGGTGGAGGATAGTCTTGTAAATTCGCACTCGCCTCCTCCAGACTATTTGGACAGTCAGGCAGAGGAAGAAGACGGCATGGTTGAGCCAATGACGGCAATAGAGATTGTGACGCATGAAGCCTCACCCACAGACACATAG
- the pde4ba gene encoding cAMP-specific 3',5'-cyclic phosphodiesterase 4B isoform X5: MPEANYLLSVSWGYIKFKRMLNRELTHLSEMSRSGNQVSEFISNTFLDKQNEVEIPSPTSKTREKKKQQKQQLMTQISGVKKVSHGSSLSNSSISRFGVKTDKEEQLSKELEDLNKWGLNIFTVSEYSNNRPLTCIMYAIFQERDLLKTFKIPADTFVAYMMTLEDHYHADVAYHNSLHAADVAQSTHILLSTPALDAVFTDLEILAAIFAAAIHDVDHPGVSNQFLINTNSELALMYNDESVLENHHLAVGFKLLQEDNCDIFQNLTKKQRQSLRKMVIDMVLATDMSKHMSLLADLKTMVETKKVTSSGVLLLDNYTDRIQVLRNMVHCADLSNPTKSLELYRQWTDRIMEEFFHQGDRERERGMEISPMCDKHTASVEKSQVGFIDYIVHPLWETWADLVHPDAQDILDTLEDNRNWYQSMIPQSPSPPFYDQGTHGHSGGTGGQGGGEKFQFDLTLEEEDMDGMDKDCDGEDEEGEEEEIEVEDSLVNSHSPPPDYLDSQAEEEDGMVEPMTAIEIVTHEASPTDT; this comes from the exons ATGCCTGAAGCCAACTACCTGCTGTCGGTGTCTTGGGGTTACATCAAG TTTAAGAGAATGTTGAATCGGGAGCTGACACACCTATCCGAGATGAGTCGGTCTGGGAATCAGGTTTCCGAATTCATCTCCAACACCTTCCtag ATAAACAGAATGAGGTGGAGATCCCTTCGCCGACATCCAAAACgcgagagaagaagaaacaacagaaacagcagctgaTGACGCAGATCAGCGGGGTTAAGAAGGTTTCCCATGGATCGTCACTCTCCAACAGCAGCATATCGCGTTTTGGCGTCAAGACTGATAAAGAGGAGCAGCTGTCCAAGGAGCTGGAGGACCTGAACAAATGGGGTCTAAACATCTTCACAGTTTCAGAATACTCCAACaaccgacctctgacctgcatCATGTACGCCATATTCCAG GAGCGAGATCTGCTAAAGACGTTCAAGATTCCAGCTGATACGTTTGTGGCCTACATGATGACACTAGAGGATCATTATCATGCAGATGTGGCTTACCATAACAGTTTGCACGCTGCTGACGTAGCCCAGTCAACGCACATCCTTCTCTCTACACCCGCCTTGGAT GCGGTCTTCACAGATCTTGAGATCCTAGCGGCCATCTTTGCTGCAGCAATTCATGATGTCGATCATCCTGGAGTATCAAACCAATTCTTAATCAATACCA ATTCTGAGCTGGCCCTGATGTACAACGATGAGTCTGTGCTGGAGAACCATCATTTGGCTGTGGGCTTCAAGCTGCTACAGGAAGACAACTGTGACATCTTCCAGAACCTCACAAAGAAGCAGAGACAGTCCCTCCGCAAAATGGTCATTGACATG GTTTTGGCTACTGACATGTCCAAACACATGAGTCTGTTAGCTGATCTGAAGACTATGGTCGAAACCAAGAAAGTGACCAGCTCTGGAGTGCTGCTGCTAGACAATTACACAGACAGAATACAG GTGCTGCGAAACATGGTACACTGTGCTGATCTGAGCAACCCCACAAAGTCATTGGAGCTCTACCGTCAGTGGACTGACCGGATAATGGAGGAGTTCTTCCACcagggagacagagagagggagagggggaTGGAGATCAGCCCCATGTGTGATAAGCACACAGCCTCTGTGGAAAAGAGCCAG gTGGGTTTTATTGACTACATCGTGCACCCCCTGTGGGAGACCTGGGCCGATTTGGTTCACCCTGACGCTCAGGACATTCTGGACACCTTAGAGGACAACAGAAACTGGTACCAGAGCATGATTCCCCAAAGTCCCTCACCGCCCTTTTATGATCAGGGCACACATGGACACAGTGGAGGCACAGGAGGACAAGGAGGAGGGGAGAAATTTCAATTTGACTTGACAttggaggaggaagacatggaCGGGATGGACAAAGACTGTGATGGGGAGGatgaggaaggagaagaggaagaaataGAGGTGGAGGATAGTCTTGTAAATTCGCACTCGCCTCCTCCAGACTATTTGGACAGTCAGGCAGAGGAAGAAGACGGCATGGTTGAGCCAATGACGGCAATAGAGATTGTGACGCATGAAGCCTCACCCACAGACACATAG